Proteins encoded by one window of Micromonospora coxensis:
- a CDS encoding ABC transporter ATP-binding protein: MTATVGRQAQAAARANDVWKVYGSGEAQVVALRGVSAEFERGRFTAIMGPSGSGKSTLMHCLAGLDSVTRGTVSIGETTVTGLNDAGLTTLRRDKVGFIFQQFNLLPTLTAQENILLPLSIAGRKPDPAWYDTVIDTVGLRDRLGHRPAQLSGGQQQRVACARALVARPEVIFADEPTGNLDSRSGAEVLNFLRNSVREHGQTIVMVTHDPTAAAYADRVIFLADGQIVSELIEPTADTVLDTMKKLDTPAEVAR, from the coding sequence GTGACGGCGACGGTAGGCCGCCAGGCCCAGGCCGCGGCTCGGGCCAACGACGTGTGGAAGGTGTACGGCAGCGGTGAGGCTCAGGTCGTCGCGCTGCGGGGGGTGAGCGCCGAGTTCGAGCGCGGCCGGTTCACCGCGATCATGGGCCCGTCGGGCTCGGGCAAGTCGACGCTGATGCACTGCCTGGCCGGGCTGGACTCGGTCACCCGGGGCACGGTGTCGATCGGCGAGACCACGGTGACCGGGCTCAACGACGCCGGTCTGACCACGCTGCGCCGGGACAAGGTCGGCTTCATCTTCCAGCAGTTCAACCTGCTGCCGACGCTGACCGCGCAGGAGAACATCCTGCTGCCGCTGTCGATCGCCGGCCGCAAGCCCGACCCGGCCTGGTACGACACGGTGATCGACACGGTCGGTCTGCGCGACCGGTTGGGGCACCGCCCGGCGCAGCTCTCCGGCGGCCAGCAGCAGCGGGTGGCGTGCGCGCGGGCGCTGGTCGCCCGCCCCGAGGTGATCTTCGCGGACGAGCCGACCGGCAACCTGGACTCGCGGTCCGGCGCGGAGGTGCTCAACTTCCTGCGCAACTCGGTACGCGAGCACGGCCAGACCATCGTCATGGTCACCCACGACCCGACCGCCGCCGCGTACGCCGACCGGGTCATCTTCCTCGCCGACGGGCAGATCGTCTCGGAGCTGATCGAGCCGACCGCCGACACGGTGCTGGACACCATGAAGAAGCTCGACACGCCCGCCGAGGTGGCGCGCTGA
- a CDS encoding response regulator, producing the protein MSDGAAPARPVRILLADDQPLLRTGFRMVLGTEEDLDIVAEAGDGQEAVELSRRLLPDVVLMDIRMPRMDGVAATRAIVDARLPVRVLILTTFDLDEYVVGALRAGASGFLAKDVPAEDLVTAIRTVAAGEAVVAPRILKRLLDRFADVLPDPAAVPPRALSTLTEREREVLVQVARGLSNAEIAAELSVSETTIKTHVGHVLTKLGLRDRVQAVVLAYETGLVRPKA; encoded by the coding sequence ATGAGCGACGGCGCGGCGCCGGCCCGGCCGGTACGGATCCTGCTCGCCGACGACCAGCCGCTGCTGCGCACCGGCTTCCGGATGGTGCTGGGCACCGAGGAGGACCTGGACATCGTGGCCGAGGCGGGCGACGGCCAGGAGGCCGTGGAGTTGTCCCGCCGGCTGCTGCCCGACGTGGTGCTGATGGACATCCGGATGCCACGGATGGACGGGGTGGCGGCCACCCGCGCCATCGTCGACGCCCGGCTGCCGGTGCGGGTGCTCATCCTGACCACCTTCGACCTCGACGAGTACGTGGTGGGCGCGCTGCGCGCCGGGGCCAGCGGCTTCCTGGCCAAGGACGTGCCGGCGGAGGACCTGGTCACCGCGATCCGCACCGTCGCCGCCGGGGAGGCGGTGGTGGCGCCCCGGATCCTCAAGCGGCTGCTGGACCGCTTCGCCGACGTGCTGCCCGATCCGGCGGCGGTCCCGCCGCGCGCGCTGAGCACGCTGACCGAACGGGAGCGGGAGGTGCTGGTCCAGGTGGCCCGGGGCCTGTCCAACGCCGAGATCGCCGCCGAACTGTCGGTCAGCGAGACCACCATCAAGACCCACGTCGGGCACGTGCTGACCAAGCTGGGGCTGCGCGACCGGGTGCAGGCCGTGGTGCTGGCGTACGAGACCGGGCTGGTGCGCCCGAAGGCGTGA
- a CDS encoding sensor histidine kinase, with protein MTDPPTRRWRDRPLVRDVLFAAALVLVEVVFTLLTPREFWPSRLPLGLAWSVLCAAPVALRRVAPWPAVGLAVATLAIPAFLDQAPASQSLTFVVLTYTMAAHRPARPAAVAAVLLWVPVAAANVLAPVESGLQVGPAYLVLNNLLTGLLSYAVGRAVQARRATTEALRERARVAEENQRSLAEQAVADERRRIARELHDVVAHHVSVMGVLATGARRVLRRDPGTADEALATIEDTSRVTLREMRRLLDVLRTDAEPAADLTPQPGLAGIEALVEQVREAGLPVSLHVEGDPGRVEEGVSLTSYRIVQEALTNALKHAGVATAQVRVRVDGGYLTVEVEDTGRGPSPGPDRIGHGLVGMRERVALYGGTLRTGARPGGGFRVSARIPVEPAGTVPA; from the coding sequence ATGACCGATCCACCCACCCGCCGGTGGCGGGACCGCCCGCTCGTCCGGGACGTCCTCTTCGCCGCCGCCCTGGTGCTGGTGGAGGTCGTGTTCACGCTGCTCACCCCGCGCGAGTTCTGGCCGAGCCGGCTGCCGCTCGGGCTGGCCTGGAGCGTGCTGTGCGCCGCGCCGGTGGCGCTGCGCCGGGTGGCACCCTGGCCGGCGGTGGGCCTCGCGGTGGCCACCCTGGCCATTCCGGCCTTCCTCGACCAGGCCCCGGCCAGCCAGAGCCTGACCTTCGTGGTGCTCACCTACACGATGGCGGCGCACCGGCCGGCCCGGCCGGCGGCGGTCGCGGCGGTGCTGCTCTGGGTGCCGGTGGCGGCGGCGAACGTGCTCGCCCCGGTCGAGAGCGGGTTGCAGGTCGGGCCCGCGTACCTGGTGTTGAACAACCTGCTCACCGGGCTGCTGTCGTACGCGGTGGGGCGGGCGGTGCAGGCGCGCCGGGCCACCACCGAGGCGCTGCGGGAGCGGGCCCGGGTCGCCGAGGAGAACCAGCGTTCCCTGGCCGAGCAGGCGGTCGCCGACGAGCGCCGCCGCATCGCCCGGGAACTGCACGACGTGGTCGCCCACCACGTGAGCGTGATGGGCGTGCTGGCGACCGGGGCGCGCCGGGTGCTGCGGCGCGACCCGGGCACCGCCGACGAGGCCCTGGCCACCATCGAGGACACCAGCCGGGTGACCCTGCGGGAGATGCGCCGGCTGCTGGACGTGCTGCGCACCGACGCCGAACCGGCCGCCGACCTGACCCCGCAGCCCGGCCTGGCCGGGATCGAGGCGCTGGTCGAGCAGGTACGCGAGGCGGGGCTGCCGGTCAGCCTGCACGTCGAGGGCGATCCCGGCCGGGTGGAGGAGGGCGTGTCGTTGACCAGCTACCGGATCGTGCAGGAGGCGCTGACCAACGCCCTCAAGCACGCCGGGGTGGCGACCGCGCAGGTGCGGGTCCGCGTCGACGGCGGGTACCTGACGGTGGAGGTCGAGGACACCGGCCGTGGCCCCTCGCCGGGACCCGACCGGATCGGGCACGGACTTGTCGGCATGCGCGAACGGGTGGCCCTCTACGGTGGGACACTGCGCACCGGCGCCCGCCCGGGCGGCGGTTTCCGGGTGTCGGCCCGGATCCCGGTGGAGCCGGCGGGGACGGTGCCGGCGTGA
- a CDS encoding RecB family exonuclease, translating to MTAEPVIDQQGTPGAVALPATVRASLSPSRAADFKTCPLLYRFRSIDRLPERPTVEQARGTLVHAVLERLFDLPSTGRTPDAAGDLVAPQWDRLVTEQPELAGLFDPGDEVGTAEFLRSAAALLQGYFAVEDPRRLEPAERESLISAVVDDELLIRGYLDRLDVAPDGALRVVDYKTGGAPREAFEARALFQLKFYALVLWRTRGVVPRVLRLLYLKDAEVCDYSPDADELLRFERTVVALWRAIEQATARQDFRPRPSRLCDWCSHQALCPSFGGTPPPFPDSSAAADPLRDARSGPVTPGADE from the coding sequence ATGACGGCGGAACCGGTGATCGACCAGCAGGGCACTCCCGGGGCGGTCGCGCTGCCGGCCACCGTCCGGGCGTCGCTGTCGCCGTCGCGGGCGGCGGACTTCAAGACCTGCCCGTTGCTCTACCGTTTCCGCAGCATCGACCGGCTGCCCGAGCGCCCCACCGTCGAGCAGGCCCGCGGCACCCTGGTGCACGCCGTGCTGGAGCGGCTGTTCGACCTTCCGTCGACCGGGCGCACCCCGGACGCCGCCGGTGACCTGGTCGCCCCGCAGTGGGACCGGCTGGTCACCGAGCAGCCCGAGCTGGCCGGCCTCTTCGACCCCGGCGACGAGGTGGGCACGGCCGAGTTCCTGCGCTCGGCGGCGGCGCTGTTGCAGGGCTACTTCGCGGTGGAGGACCCGCGCCGGCTGGAGCCGGCCGAGCGGGAGAGCCTGATCTCGGCGGTCGTCGACGACGAGCTGCTCATCCGGGGCTACCTCGACCGGCTCGACGTCGCCCCGGACGGCGCGCTGCGGGTCGTCGACTACAAGACCGGCGGGGCGCCCCGGGAGGCGTTCGAGGCCCGGGCCCTGTTCCAGCTCAAGTTCTACGCCCTGGTGCTGTGGCGCACCCGGGGCGTGGTGCCCCGGGTGCTGCGCCTGCTCTACCTCAAGGACGCCGAGGTCTGCGACTACTCCCCCGACGCCGACGAGCTGCTGCGCTTCGAGCGCACGGTGGTGGCGCTCTGGCGGGCGATCGAGCAGGCCACCGCGCGGCAGGACTTCCGCCCCCGGCCGAGCCGGCTCTGCGACTGGTGCAGCCACCAGGCGCTCTGCCCGAGCTTCGGCGGGACCCCGCCGCCGTTCCCGGACTCCTCGGCGGCGGCGGACCCGCTGCGGGACGCCCGCTCCGGCCCGGTGACCCCCGGCGCCGACGAGTGA
- a CDS encoding site-2 protease family protein has protein sequence MNSPTPAPRRAGRRAGLTVGRVFGVPLRVDVSMLLLTLLITVMYAQFARDRLDLPPLGGYLIGLGFVVSLLGSVLLHELGHALTARRHGIGVRGITLELLGGYTEMDSDAPSPRVELLVSLAGPAVSAVLGAVGVGLTLALPAGTLAHQLALQLALSNVVVAIFNLLPGLPLDGGRALRAAVWAATRDRHRATEVAGWVGRAVAVGTAGLVVLLTVERLLVPLALPLMLLVAVTLWRGAGQSIRYARISRRVPSIDLARLTRPVFGVPTGTPLAEAQRRHAEQAPPGAAVTVLDSTGRTLALLDPAAADAVPVPRRPWLAVDAVARPLAQLPTLPAGLDGERVLEVVQAHPAARYVVTAGEDVVGVLHIADLAQVLEPTRKMNR, from the coding sequence GTGAACTCCCCGACCCCAGCTCCGCGTCGCGCCGGCCGGCGCGCCGGCCTGACCGTGGGCCGGGTGTTCGGGGTGCCGCTGCGCGTCGACGTCTCGATGCTGCTGCTGACCCTGCTCATCACCGTCATGTACGCGCAGTTCGCCCGGGACCGGCTCGACCTGCCCCCGCTCGGCGGCTACCTGATCGGTCTCGGCTTCGTGGTGTCGCTGCTCGGCTCGGTGCTGCTGCACGAGCTGGGCCACGCGCTCACCGCCCGCCGCCACGGCATCGGTGTGCGCGGGATCACCCTGGAACTGCTCGGCGGCTACACCGAGATGGACTCCGACGCCCCCAGCCCGCGGGTGGAGCTGCTGGTCTCCCTGGCCGGGCCGGCGGTCTCCGCGGTGCTCGGCGCGGTCGGCGTCGGCCTCACCCTGGCGCTGCCCGCCGGCACCCTGGCCCACCAGCTCGCCCTGCAACTGGCGTTGAGCAACGTCGTCGTCGCGATCTTCAACCTGCTGCCCGGGCTGCCGCTGGACGGCGGCCGGGCGTTGCGCGCCGCCGTCTGGGCGGCCACCCGCGACCGGCACCGCGCCACCGAGGTCGCCGGCTGGGTGGGCCGGGCGGTCGCCGTCGGCACCGCCGGGCTGGTCGTCCTGCTCACCGTCGAGCGGCTCCTGGTGCCCCTGGCGCTGCCGCTGATGCTGCTGGTCGCCGTCACGCTGTGGCGCGGCGCCGGCCAGTCCATCCGGTACGCCCGGATCAGCCGCCGGGTGCCGTCGATCGACCTGGCCCGGCTCACCCGCCCCGTCTTCGGCGTGCCCACCGGCACCCCGCTGGCCGAGGCGCAGCGCCGCCACGCCGAGCAGGCGCCGCCGGGCGCGGCCGTGACCGTGCTCGACTCCACCGGCCGCACGCTCGCCCTGCTCGACCCGGCCGCGGCCGACGCCGTACCCGTGCCGCGGCGGCCCTGGCTGGCGGTGGACGCGGTGGCCCGGCCGCTGGCGCAGCTGCCGACCCTGCCGGCGGGGCTCGACGGCGAGCGGGTGCTGGAGGTCGTCCAGGCGCACCCGGCCGCACGGTACGTGGTGACGGCAGGCGAAGATGTCGTCGGCGTTCTGCACATCGCGGATCTGGCACAGGTCCTCGAACCCACACGGAAGATGAACAGGTGA